The genomic DNA GCGGATGTAGCAGGTACAGTCCTCGAAGCGTTCAATAGCGAGCAAATGGCGTCTTAAGCCTAAAGTTCGACGTCAAAGCTGCTACCGCAACCGCAACTGTTTTTCATGTTTCCGCCGGTGATTTTAAACGTTGACCCTATCAGCTCCGTGGTATAGGTCAATATTGTCTTGTCGAGCACTTTTAGAGACTTTTCATCGATCACGACTTGGCCGCCGTCGTCTGGTAGTACGAAAACAACGTCCTCGTCTGCTCCAAATTCGCCGTCATCTTCGAACGCATCGTGGTGTGGTTCTGCGGCATCCTTCTTGTCAGAGTTCATAGTATTATTAAGTTGTATCTCATCTCTGGGGATCAGCTTGAGGTTATATTGGAAG from Lachancea thermotolerans CBS 6340 chromosome F complete sequence includes the following:
- the ISA2 gene encoding Isa2p (similar to uniprot|Q12425 Saccharomyces cerevisiae YPR067W ISA2) translates to MIHRPWVQNIRTAFSPTRPWAGSRLIRFNSTSALDSCVRPSKVLNAKPNLSIGITQRAANRLGQIFKDSREALRVSVESGGCHGFQYNLKLIPRDEIQLNNTMNSDKKDAAEPHHDAFEDDGEFGADEDVVFVLPDDGGQVVIDEKSLKVLDKTILTYTTELIGSTFKITGGNMKNSCGCGSSFDVEL